A single region of the Vagococcus teuberi genome encodes:
- a CDS encoding ISL3 family transposase encodes MDNNIRKLLNLTDDSLIFNKDWLSREARNNRSVNMMTGRLVNKDKQCQKCGCYQSVKNRTYQTISQLPEVERCPTYLKLHRERYLCRNYGSTFSASTSLVDDYCHISKQLKYQIAFDLKENQSRKRITECHSVSENTVKRVLVSFTNNQQPTFNFLPRALCVDEFSSTSDCHAGMGFICTDAASKKIIDILPDKRLHKLVSYFMKYSRKSRLKVRFLVMDMNASYGQLLKTVFPNAEIITDRFHIIQHINRSFNTLRIKEMNQLKRYNQEEGKQYRRLKRYWKLLLKDSSELNYKHFYYRPLFKRNMSSTELVDELLSYSSLLKKAYHFMQELKYAYKTNDYVLFLKLCSKIPIELSKYFKDKFKIFGKFSQGVMNAFKYSYSNGFLEGMNNKIKVIKRVAYGYRNFLLFKRRIFLIQNQVFQVK; translated from the coding sequence ATGGATAATAATATAAGAAAACTACTCAATTTAACAGATGATTCTCTTATTTTTAATAAGGATTGGCTGTCTCGCGAAGCGAGAAACAACCGCTCAGTTAACATGATGACAGGAAGATTAGTGAATAAAGATAAGCAATGCCAGAAATGTGGATGTTATCAATCCGTTAAAAACAGAACGTATCAAACCATTAGTCAATTGCCTGAAGTTGAACGTTGCCCAACTTATCTGAAACTTCACAGAGAACGTTACCTTTGTAGAAACTATGGCTCAACTTTCAGTGCTTCTACTTCTCTAGTAGATGACTATTGTCACATTTCTAAACAGCTTAAATACCAAATTGCTTTTGACTTAAAAGAGAATCAATCACGTAAAAGAATCACAGAATGCCACAGTGTCTCTGAAAATACTGTTAAACGTGTGTTAGTATCATTTACGAATAACCAGCAACCAACTTTTAACTTCTTGCCCAGGGCTCTTTGTGTAGATGAGTTTAGCTCTACTTCTGATTGTCATGCTGGAATGGGCTTTATTTGTACTGATGCGGCATCTAAAAAAATAATCGATATCTTACCTGATAAAAGATTGCATAAATTGGTTTCTTACTTTATGAAGTATTCCAGAAAATCACGTTTAAAAGTAAGATTTTTGGTCATGGACATGAATGCAAGTTACGGTCAACTATTAAAAACAGTCTTTCCAAACGCCGAAATCATTACAGATCGATTTCATATCATTCAACATATTAACCGCTCTTTCAACACCTTAAGAATAAAAGAAATGAATCAGCTAAAACGCTACAATCAAGAGGAAGGAAAGCAGTATCGAAGATTAAAGCGTTATTGGAAACTCCTTTTAAAGGACAGTTCTGAATTAAACTATAAACACTTTTATTATCGTCCTTTATTCAAGAGAAATATGTCATCTACCGAATTGGTAGATGAGTTACTTTCTTATAGTTCTCTATTAAAAAAAGCGTATCATTTTATGCAAGAATTGAAGTATGCTTATAAAACCAACGATTATGTTTTATTTTTAAAGTTATGTTCAAAGATACCTATTGAATTATCAAAGTATTTTAAAGATAAATTCAAGATATTTGGTAAGTTCTCTCAAGGAGTCATGAATGCCTTTAAATACTCCTATTCAAATGGTTTCTTAGAAGGCATGAATAATAAAATTAAAGTGATTAAACGTGTGGCCTATGGCTATCGAAACTTTCTACTATTCAAACGACGTATCTTTTTGATTCAAAATCAAGTTTTTCAAGTTAAATAA
- the dltD gene encoding D-alanyl-lipoteichoic acid biosynthesis protein DltD gives MTLNKKIFFAVGPFAVAALFIVALLYSPIDFIKDPSDEKVYEAASSMSVNVLKGSEIKRQAMESGKYLPFFGSSELSRVNPFHPSVLAKKYDRSYEPFLLGAPGTQSLTHFFMLNSVKKPLENKKLVFIISPQWFVKKGVSDPMYSLFYSPIETYEWLVDLDETDKTDQYVAGRLLEFESVKSDTQLKKILLKVKNGEELSQSDRRKAYYKYKRLKNEDLLFGQIGIVSKNKRIDKQVTELPNQYNFDELDTLAYKIGHDKTDNNPFEISNSFYSNRIMPMKGKLKNSQKNFNYMSSPEYGDFEAFLELLDKNNIDAMFVIPPVNKLWSDYTGLSTEMLDNFSKKINYQLKSQGFNNVVDFTNKRGEKYFMEDTIHIGWRGWLEMDTYLQEFLKSKQKPDYKMNPELFYSKEWQTKDYQ, from the coding sequence ATGACATTAAATAAAAAGATATTTTTCGCTGTTGGACCATTTGCTGTAGCAGCATTGTTCATAGTAGCATTATTGTATTCGCCAATTGATTTTATAAAAGATCCCTCAGACGAGAAGGTGTACGAAGCGGCATCTTCCATGTCTGTGAATGTGTTAAAAGGCTCAGAAATCAAACGACAAGCAATGGAGTCTGGAAAGTATTTACCATTCTTTGGTTCATCTGAATTAAGTCGTGTGAATCCTTTCCATCCATCTGTATTGGCTAAAAAATATGATAGATCTTATGAACCGTTTCTACTAGGAGCGCCAGGAACGCAATCTTTAACCCACTTTTTTATGCTAAATTCTGTAAAAAAACCATTGGAAAATAAAAAACTTGTGTTTATTATTTCGCCACAATGGTTTGTAAAAAAAGGTGTATCTGATCCAATGTACTCACTATTCTACTCACCAATTGAAACATATGAATGGTTAGTTGATTTAGACGAGACTGATAAAACGGATCAGTATGTAGCAGGACGCTTACTTGAGTTTGAAAGTGTTAAATCTGATACACAGTTAAAGAAAATATTGTTGAAAGTAAAAAATGGTGAAGAATTATCACAATCTGATAGAAGAAAAGCTTATTATAAATACAAACGTCTTAAAAATGAAGATTTATTATTTGGACAAATTGGTATTGTGTCTAAGAATAAACGAATAGATAAACAAGTAACAGAACTACCAAATCAATATAATTTTGACGAACTAGATACATTAGCTTACAAAATAGGACATGATAAAACAGATAACAACCCATTTGAAATTTCAAATAGTTTTTATTCAAATCGAATTATGCCTATGAAAGGTAAATTAAAAAATTCTCAAAAGAATTTCAATTATATGTCATCACCTGAATATGGTGATTTTGAGGCATTTTTAGAACTTTTAGATAAAAATAATATTGATGCTATGTTTGTTATTCCACCAGTCAATAAATTATGGTCGGATTATACAGGCTTATCTACTGAGATGTTAGATAATTTTTCTAAGAAAATTAATTACCAACTAAAATCTCAAGGATTTAATAATGTTGTTGATTTTACTAACAAGCGTGGAGAAAAATACTTCATGGAAGATACCATTCATATTGGATGGCGTGGTTGGTTAGAAATGGATACTTATTTACAAGAATTTCTGAAATCTAAGCAAAAACCAGACTATAAAATGAATCCAGAACTTTTTTACAGTAAAGAATGGCAAACGAAAGATTATCAATAA
- the dltC gene encoding D-alanine--poly(phosphoribitol) ligase subunit DltC produces MNVKETILNILEDLTGTDFSDQMTVDLYEEGILDSMATVQMLVEVDGQLGITVPVSEYERSEWATPEQIIAQVESLQS; encoded by the coding sequence ATGAACGTAAAAGAAACAATTTTAAATATTTTAGAAGATTTAACAGGAACAGATTTTTCTGATCAAATGACTGTTGATTTATATGAAGAAGGTATTTTAGACTCAATGGCAACTGTTCAAATGTTGGTTGAAGTTGATGGACAATTAGGCATTACTGTACCAGTTTCTGAATATGAAAGAAGCGAATGGGCGACTCCTGAACAAATTATCGCACAGGTTGAATCTTTACAATCATGA
- the dltB gene encoding D-alanyl-lipoteichoic acid biosynthesis protein DltB gives MSQLTQFIPYLTPYEKPFYFILLGVLFIPSIILSLNGKRLMWYQNFLTIFFLWISFGGPNSKQGLALIAYIIWQTLLTSVYFKYRQKENKSGVFYVAVLLNLLPMFIIKLSPFFGSQSILAFLGYSYLTFKSVQVVMEIRDGILKEFNIKYYIQFLIFFPTISSGPIDRYRRFLKDYLNPPDKEKYVELLQKGIHYIFLGLLYKFIIGYVLGSHLLPAAQGIALDGTTPVLGTIGYMYVYSFYLFFDFAGYSLFAVGTSYLLGYETPINFNKPFISPNIKEFWNRWHMTLSFWFRDYVYMRLMFTLIKKKVFKSRIVASNVGYFALFLLMGLWHGLTWYYIVYGIYHALLICINDAWLRYKKKHKDKLPSNRFTHVFSIFITFNAVCFSFLIFSGFLDTLIKHFILV, from the coding sequence ATGAGTCAGTTAACTCAGTTTATCCCGTACTTGACTCCTTACGAGAAGCCTTTTTACTTTATTTTACTAGGTGTATTATTTATTCCATCAATTATTTTATCGTTAAATGGTAAGAGGTTGATGTGGTATCAAAACTTTCTAACAATTTTTTTCTTATGGATTAGTTTTGGTGGTCCAAATTCAAAACAAGGGTTGGCTTTAATTGCTTACATTATATGGCAAACACTGTTAACATCAGTCTACTTTAAATATCGACAAAAAGAGAATAAAAGTGGTGTGTTTTATGTAGCTGTTCTACTGAACTTATTACCTATGTTTATTATTAAACTGTCACCATTCTTTGGATCTCAATCGATTTTGGCCTTTCTAGGTTATTCTTATCTGACATTTAAGTCAGTTCAGGTGGTAATGGAAATTCGTGATGGCATTTTAAAAGAATTTAATATTAAGTATTATATTCAATTTTTAATTTTCTTCCCAACGATTTCATCAGGCCCGATTGATCGATATCGTCGATTTTTAAAAGATTATTTAAATCCACCAGATAAAGAAAAGTATGTTGAGCTATTACAAAAAGGAATTCATTACATATTTCTAGGTTTATTGTATAAATTTATTATAGGATATGTGTTAGGTAGTCACTTATTGCCAGCAGCTCAAGGTATTGCATTAGATGGAACTACTCCTGTATTAGGAACCATTGGGTATATGTATGTGTATAGCTTTTATCTATTTTTTGACTTTGCTGGATATAGCTTGTTTGCAGTCGGGACTAGTTATTTACTAGGTTATGAAACGCCAATCAACTTTAATAAGCCGTTTATTAGCCCAAACATTAAAGAGTTTTGGAATAGATGGCATATGACGCTCTCTTTTTGGTTTAGAGATTATGTATACATGAGATTAATGTTTACATTAATTAAGAAAAAAGTATTTAAAAGTCGAATTGTAGCATCCAATGTTGGTTATTTTGCCCTATTCCTTTTAATGGGATTATGGCATGGCTTAACCTGGTACTATATCGTTTATGGTATTTATCATGCATTACTAATATGTATTAACGATGCATGGTTGAGATATAAAAAGAAACATAAAGACAAGTTACCAAGCAATCGTTTTACACATGTATTTTCTATTTTTATTACATTCAATGCGGTATGTTTTAGTTTCTTGATATTCTCAGGATTTTTAGATACATTAATTAAGCACTTTATTTTAGTATAG